From Variovorax sp. J2L1-78, the proteins below share one genomic window:
- the rmuC gene encoding DNA recombination protein RmuC, translating into MRRPAPDRHAELLATLADGTERSERALRQEVADSARSTRQELGQNFASFQAALVQQGAEATRTQNAQIDAFAQQLTLMQKTLADTLNTQLQGLSESNARRLAEVRTTMETQLAQLQQTNTAKLDEMRKTVDEKLQSTLEARLGESFKQVADRLDQVHKGLGEMQTLAIGVGSLQRVLTNVKTRGVFGEVQLEALLEQVLTTEQYAKQVETKPRSGQRVDFAVRFPGRSADGAPVWLPIDAKFPRDDYERLIDAHERADVLAVEVAGKALEARIRSEAKSIADNYLAAPHTTDFAILFLPVESLYAEVLRRPGLMDAVQRQHRVTLAGPTTLLAMLNSLHMGFRTLALEQQASEVWKVLGAVKTEFNRFGEWVERIKEQVAKASDTIDKADTRQRQMRRALKGVEALPELQAQALLPAVDPEDDGAL; encoded by the coding sequence ATGCGCCGGCCTGCCCCCGACCGCCACGCCGAACTGCTGGCCACCCTGGCGGACGGCACCGAGCGCAGCGAACGCGCCCTGCGACAGGAGGTGGCCGACTCCGCACGCAGTACGCGCCAGGAACTGGGCCAGAACTTCGCCAGCTTCCAGGCCGCGCTGGTGCAGCAGGGGGCAGAAGCCACGCGCACCCAGAACGCCCAGATCGACGCCTTCGCGCAGCAGCTCACGCTGATGCAGAAGACCCTGGCCGACACGCTCAACACGCAGCTGCAGGGCCTGAGCGAATCGAACGCGCGGCGCCTGGCCGAGGTGCGCACGACGATGGAGACGCAGCTCGCCCAGCTGCAGCAGACCAACACCGCCAAGCTCGACGAGATGCGCAAGACCGTCGACGAGAAGCTGCAGAGCACGCTCGAGGCGCGGTTGGGCGAGAGCTTCAAGCAGGTGGCCGACCGGCTCGACCAGGTGCACAAGGGCCTGGGCGAGATGCAGACGCTGGCCATCGGCGTGGGCAGCCTGCAGCGCGTGCTGACCAACGTGAAGACGCGCGGCGTGTTCGGCGAGGTGCAACTCGAGGCGTTGCTCGAGCAGGTGCTGACGACCGAGCAGTACGCCAAGCAGGTGGAGACCAAGCCGCGCAGCGGCCAGCGTGTCGACTTCGCGGTGCGCTTTCCCGGCCGCAGCGCCGACGGCGCACCGGTGTGGCTGCCGATCGATGCGAAGTTTCCGCGCGACGACTATGAGCGCCTCATCGACGCCCACGAGCGCGCCGACGTGCTGGCGGTCGAAGTGGCCGGCAAGGCGCTGGAGGCGCGCATCCGCAGCGAGGCGAAGTCCATCGCCGACAACTACCTGGCCGCGCCGCACACCACCGACTTCGCGATCCTCTTCCTGCCGGTCGAGAGCCTCTACGCCGAAGTGCTGCGCCGCCCCGGCCTGATGGACGCGGTGCAGCGCCAGCACCGCGTGACGCTGGCCGGCCCGACCACGCTGCTGGCCATGCTCAACAGCCTGCACATGGGCTTCCGCACGCTGGCGCTGGAGCAGCAGGCGTCGGAGGTGTGGAAGGTGCTGGGTGCGGTCAAGACCGAGTTCAACCGCTTCGGCGAATGGGTCGAGCGCATCAAGGAACAGGTCGCCAAGGCTTCCGACACCATCGACAAGGCCGATACCCGGCAACGTCAGATGCGCCGCGCACTCAAGGGTGTGGAAGCGTTGCCCGAACTGCAGGCGCAGGCGCTGTTGCCGGCGGTCGATCCCGAGGACGACGGCGCGCTGTGA
- a CDS encoding fumarylacetoacetate hydrolase family protein: protein MNDTLQDLAAALVAARRSGIPADDTPWHDTPLSPDDIYALQDHVAAELGWDADPAAPSTWKGGGPTTTSVATFARIPAPFVLTSPGRLEAKDFHRLGIEIEVAFRLARDLSAPDLAARAVQAPEALFDAMTVSIELVDFRWMGADKAPAPLRLADVQSNGALVLGDWVPIRAVDWAAQVATLQVDGKPVGRYQGAHPCGDPMWMAPQWLQHAVARHDRLAAGSVLTTGSWCGMVWLDGPASVRASFDGIGEAVLTLV from the coding sequence ATGAACGACACCCTCCAAGACCTTGCGGCCGCCCTGGTGGCCGCCCGCCGCAGCGGCATTCCCGCCGACGACACCCCCTGGCACGACACGCCGCTGTCGCCGGACGACATCTACGCGCTGCAGGATCACGTGGCCGCCGAACTCGGCTGGGATGCCGACCCTGCCGCACCCAGCACCTGGAAGGGCGGCGGCCCGACGACCACCTCGGTCGCCACCTTTGCCCGGATTCCAGCGCCTTTCGTTTTGACCTCCCCTGGCCGCCTCGAAGCGAAGGATTTTCACCGCCTCGGCATCGAGATCGAGGTCGCGTTTCGCCTGGCGCGCGACTTGAGCGCGCCGGACCTCGCGGCCCGCGCCGTGCAGGCACCCGAAGCGCTGTTCGACGCCATGACCGTCTCCATCGAACTGGTCGACTTCCGCTGGATGGGGGCGGACAAGGCGCCTGCGCCGCTTCGGCTGGCCGACGTCCAATCGAATGGGGCGCTGGTGTTGGGTGACTGGGTGCCGATCCGTGCGGTCGACTGGGCGGCGCAGGTCGCCACGCTGCAAGTCGATGGCAAGCCAGTCGGCCGCTACCAGGGCGCGCATCCCTGCGGCGACCCGATGTGGATGGCGCCGCAGTGGCTGCAGCATGCGGTGGCGCGCCATGACCGGTTGGCGGCGGGCAGCGTGCTCACCACGGGGTCCTGGTGCGGGATGGTGTGGCTCGATGGGCCTGCTTCGGTGCGTGCTTCGTTTGATGGGATTGGTGAGGCGGTGTTGACGCTGGTTTAG
- a CDS encoding MFS transporter, translating to MRGAELLRLIAAQVFLHATMAGMRLATPLLALQQGYSAAAVGVLISLFALTQVFLALPAGRFADRHGLRRPLALSVVAASLGAGLVLVWPVFPVMCVSALLTGGATGATVIALQRHVGRAAQSPNDLKRVFSWLAIAPAAANFVGPFVAGLLIDHAGHVPADLLSFRVTFAVMALMPVVCWLLVRSAKEPEPTPLPAGAAATRAWDLLREPLFRRLLFVNWLQSSSWDVHAFVLPILGHERGLGASVIGSILGAFAIAAAAVRLALPLFANRTSERGVILTSTLVTASLFCVYPLLHSAWAMALCSVVLGFSLGAVQPMIMSMLHQITPHHRHGEALGLRLMTINASSVAMPMLFGAAGAVIGIAGVFWIVGGVVAMGSHTVWKLKARRSA from the coding sequence GTGAGAGGGGCTGAGCTGCTTCGGCTGATCGCGGCACAGGTCTTCCTGCACGCGACGATGGCCGGCATGCGGCTGGCCACGCCGTTGCTGGCGCTGCAGCAAGGCTACAGCGCGGCGGCGGTCGGCGTGTTGATTTCGCTGTTCGCGCTCACGCAGGTGTTTCTCGCGCTGCCCGCGGGCCGCTTCGCCGACCGCCACGGGCTGCGGCGGCCGCTGGCGCTGTCGGTGGTCGCCGCGTCGCTCGGTGCCGGCCTCGTGCTGGTGTGGCCGGTCTTCCCGGTCATGTGCGTTTCGGCCTTGCTGACCGGCGGCGCGACCGGCGCCACCGTGATCGCCCTGCAGCGCCATGTCGGGCGCGCCGCGCAAAGCCCCAACGACCTCAAGCGCGTGTTCAGCTGGCTGGCCATCGCCCCGGCCGCGGCGAACTTCGTCGGTCCGTTCGTGGCGGGGCTGCTCATCGACCACGCGGGGCACGTGCCCGCCGATCTGCTGTCGTTCCGTGTGACCTTCGCGGTCATGGCGCTGATGCCGGTCGTGTGCTGGCTGTTGGTGCGTTCGGCCAAGGAGCCCGAGCCGACCCCGCTGCCGGCCGGCGCTGCGGCCACCCGCGCCTGGGATTTGCTGCGCGAACCGCTGTTCCGCCGCCTGCTCTTCGTGAACTGGCTGCAGTCGTCGAGCTGGGACGTGCATGCCTTCGTGCTGCCCATCCTCGGCCATGAGCGGGGCCTGGGCGCGTCGGTCATTGGCAGCATCCTGGGGGCCTTCGCCATCGCGGCCGCGGCGGTGCGCCTGGCGCTGCCGCTGTTCGCCAACCGGACCTCGGAGCGTGGCGTGATCCTCACGTCGACGCTGGTCACCGCTTCGCTGTTCTGCGTCTACCCGCTGCTGCACTCGGCCTGGGCGATGGCGCTGTGCTCGGTGGTGCTGGGCTTCTCGCTGGGCGCGGTGCAGCCGATGATCATGAGCATGCTGCACCAGATCACGCCGCACCATCGCCATGGCGAGGCGCTGGGCCTGCGGCTGATGACCATCAACGCGTCGAGCGTCGCCATGCCGATGCTCTTCGGTGCCGCTGGCGCGGTCATCGGCATCGCCGGCGTGTTCTGGATCGTCGGCGGTGTGGTGGCCATGGGCAGCCACACCGTCTGGAAGCTCAAAGCGCGTAGAAGCGCTTGA
- a CDS encoding sodium:proton antiporter, translating into MKNVSRRLALLALPLLSPALAHAAGLDGARLSPLWGVPFAGLLLSIALMPLLAPSFWHHHFGKVAAAWALAFLLPFAAVFGPALAGTQLAHALLAEYIPFIILLTALFAVAGGIHIRGNLHGAPGLNVAILAIGAVLASLMGTTGASMLLIRPLIRANDNRVHKAHVVVFFIFIVSNVGGSLTPLGDPPLFLGFLKGVEFFWTARNILPDTLFVTGALLAMFWVIDRHYYRKEGVLPVDPTPDTPRIGFDGAINFWLLAAVIALVLMSGTWKSDVVFDIYGTPVGLPGLVRDAGLVAITLLSLKITPAAVHADNQFSWGPMAEVAKLFAGIFLTIVPVIAMLKAGTQGPFGAVVAAVTRPDGQPDPAMYFWATGALSSFLDNAPTYLVFFNTAGGDPAALMTTYASTLAAISAGAVFMGANSYIGNAPNLMVKAIAEDRGVRMPSFFGYMAWSGACLIPLFIAVTFLFFR; encoded by the coding sequence ATGAAGAACGTGTCGCGCCGCCTGGCGCTGCTGGCGCTGCCCCTGCTGTCTCCTGCCCTGGCGCATGCCGCCGGGCTCGACGGCGCCCGCCTGTCGCCGCTGTGGGGCGTGCCTTTCGCAGGCCTGCTGCTGTCGATCGCGCTGATGCCGCTGCTGGCGCCGTCGTTCTGGCACCACCACTTCGGCAAGGTCGCTGCGGCGTGGGCGCTCGCGTTCCTGCTGCCGTTCGCCGCCGTCTTCGGGCCGGCATTGGCCGGCACGCAGCTCGCGCATGCCCTGCTGGCGGAATACATTCCCTTCATCATCCTGCTCACCGCGCTGTTCGCCGTGGCGGGGGGGATCCACATCCGGGGCAACCTGCACGGCGCGCCGGGGCTCAACGTGGCGATCCTGGCGATCGGCGCGGTGCTCGCGAGCCTGATGGGAACGACCGGCGCGTCGATGCTGCTGATCCGCCCGCTCATCCGCGCCAACGACAACCGGGTGCACAAGGCGCACGTGGTCGTGTTCTTCATCTTCATCGTCTCGAACGTGGGCGGCTCGCTCACGCCGCTGGGTGACCCGCCGCTGTTCCTGGGCTTCCTGAAGGGCGTGGAGTTCTTCTGGACCGCACGCAACATCCTGCCCGACACGCTCTTCGTGACCGGCGCGCTGCTCGCGATGTTCTGGGTCATCGATCGCCATTACTACCGCAAGGAGGGCGTGCTGCCGGTCGACCCCACGCCCGACACCCCGCGCATCGGCTTCGACGGCGCCATCAACTTCTGGCTGCTGGCGGCCGTGATCGCGCTGGTGCTCATGAGCGGCACCTGGAAGTCCGACGTCGTCTTCGACATCTACGGCACGCCGGTCGGCCTGCCGGGGCTGGTGCGCGATGCCGGCCTGGTCGCCATCACGCTGCTGTCGCTGAAGATCACGCCCGCCGCGGTGCATGCGGACAACCAGTTCAGCTGGGGTCCGATGGCCGAGGTCGCGAAGCTCTTCGCCGGCATCTTCCTGACCATCGTGCCGGTCATCGCGATGCTCAAGGCCGGCACCCAGGGGCCTTTTGGCGCCGTGGTGGCGGCCGTGACGCGGCCCGACGGGCAGCCCGACCCCGCCATGTACTTCTGGGCGACGGGCGCGCTGAGCTCCTTCCTGGACAACGCGCCGACCTACCTCGTGTTCTTCAACACAGCGGGTGGCGATCCGGCTGCGCTCATGACGACCTACGCCAGCACCCTGGCCGCCATTTCGGCCGGCGCCGTCTTCATGGGCGCCAACAGCTACATCGGCAACGCGCCCAACCTCATGGTCAAGGCCATCGCCGAAGACCGCGGCGTGCGCATGCCCAGCTTCTTCGGCTACATGGCCTGGTCGGGGGCCTGCCTGATCCCGCTGTTCATCGCCGTCACCTTCCTCTTTTTCCGCTGA
- a CDS encoding N-carbamoyl-D-amino-acid hydrolase: MTKERFGLAVAQLGPIHLNDSRESAVARLMEMMREAAGRGAKLVVFPELALTTFFPRYWMSEEEAEARFFEPAMPGPATQPLFDLAKSLGIGFYLGYAERTTDGQRFNTSILVDDQANIVGRYRKIHLPGHSDHKPEAPFQHLEKKFFEVGNDGFGVWPMLGTNVGQCICNDRRWPETFRVMSLQDARLVVLGYNTPSWNIHWTEPPHLRMFHHLLSLQANAYQNALWIGAAAKCGSEDGFHMIGGSAIVAPTGEIVAQSQSEDDEVIFAAVDMTLGDNFRNNVFNFAKHRRPEHYGLILERTGVGAPLTREG; the protein is encoded by the coding sequence ATGACCAAGGAACGTTTCGGCCTGGCCGTAGCCCAGCTCGGCCCCATCCACCTGAACGACAGCCGCGAATCGGCCGTCGCGCGGCTGATGGAAATGATGCGCGAGGCGGCGGGCCGCGGTGCGAAGCTGGTCGTGTTCCCCGAGCTCGCGCTCACGACCTTCTTCCCGCGCTACTGGATGAGCGAGGAAGAAGCCGAGGCACGCTTCTTCGAGCCTGCGATGCCCGGCCCCGCGACACAGCCGCTGTTCGACCTGGCGAAGTCGCTGGGCATCGGCTTCTACCTGGGCTATGCGGAGCGCACCACCGACGGGCAGCGCTTCAACACGTCGATCCTGGTCGACGACCAGGCGAACATCGTCGGGCGCTACCGCAAGATCCACCTGCCCGGCCATTCGGACCACAAGCCCGAGGCGCCCTTCCAGCATCTGGAGAAGAAGTTCTTCGAGGTCGGCAACGACGGCTTCGGCGTGTGGCCGATGCTGGGCACGAACGTCGGCCAGTGCATCTGCAACGACCGCCGCTGGCCCGAGACCTTCCGCGTGATGAGTCTGCAGGACGCGCGGTTGGTGGTGCTGGGCTACAACACGCCATCGTGGAACATCCACTGGACCGAGCCGCCGCACCTGCGCATGTTCCATCACCTGCTGTCGCTGCAGGCCAACGCGTACCAAAACGCGCTGTGGATCGGTGCCGCGGCCAAGTGCGGCTCGGAAGACGGCTTCCACATGATCGGCGGCTCGGCCATCGTGGCGCCCACCGGCGAGATCGTGGCGCAGTCGCAGAGCGAGGACGACGAGGTGATCTTCGCGGCGGTCGACATGACGCTGGGCGACAACTTCCGCAACAACGTCTTCAACTTCGCGAAGCATCGGCGGCCGGAGCACTATGGGTTGATTCTTGAGCGCACGGGCGTCGGCGCGCCTTTGACTCGCGAGGGGTGA
- the efp gene encoding elongation factor P: MKIAQEIRAGNVIMHGKDPMVVLKTEYSRGGRNSATVRMKMKSLVANFNTEVVFKADDKIDQIVLEKKDCTYSYFADPLYVCMDAEYNQYEVEAENMGDALNYLEDGMAVEVVFYEGKAISVELPTSVEREITWTEPAVKGDTSGKVLKPAKIATGFEVPVPLFVAQGDRIEIDTRTGEYRKRV, encoded by the coding sequence ATGAAAATCGCTCAAGAAATCCGCGCCGGCAACGTGATCATGCACGGCAAGGACCCGATGGTCGTCCTCAAGACCGAATACAGCCGCGGCGGCCGCAATTCCGCCACCGTGCGCATGAAGATGAAGAGCCTGGTGGCCAACTTCAACACCGAAGTGGTCTTCAAGGCCGACGACAAGATCGACCAGATCGTGCTCGAGAAGAAGGACTGCACCTACTCCTACTTCGCCGATCCGCTCTACGTCTGCATGGACGCCGAGTACAACCAGTACGAAGTCGAAGCCGAGAACATGGGCGACGCCCTGAACTACCTCGAAGACGGCATGGCCGTCGAAGTGGTGTTCTACGAAGGCAAGGCCATCTCGGTCGAACTGCCCACCAGCGTCGAGCGCGAAATCACCTGGACCGAACCCGCCGTCAAGGGCGACACGTCGGGCAAGGTGCTCAAGCCGGCCAAGATCGCCACCGGTTTCGAAGTGCCGGTTCCGCTCTTCGTCGCACAGGGTGACCGCATCGAAATCGACACCCGCACGGGTGAATACCGCAAGCGCGTCTGA
- a CDS encoding LOG family protein, with the protein MTSKTHDLHDKRLADAWATLQAHSDKGLPLDRDPSRLAFADPEFLLRRETRGLRMQLELMKPDLQMREHGIENTVVVFGSARFRSEEETRALIAQAEAAGDTAATERWRKLARNSHYYEQARAFGKMVAQYSNDKEPEDKLFICTGGGPGIMQAANRGSYEGGGLNIGLAIALPMEEEPNPYVTPALSFKFHYFAIRKMHFMMRAKALVAFPGGFGTLDELFEVVTLVQTRKAKQVPIVLYGSDYWKRLIDFAFLADEGVISPEDVKLFEYVDTPGDAWDAIKRFYAL; encoded by the coding sequence ATGACCAGCAAGACCCACGATCTCCACGACAAGCGCCTGGCCGATGCCTGGGCGACGCTGCAGGCCCACTCGGACAAGGGCCTGCCGCTCGACCGCGACCCGTCGCGCCTGGCCTTCGCCGACCCCGAATTCCTGCTGCGCCGCGAGACCCGCGGCCTGCGCATGCAGCTCGAGCTGATGAAGCCCGACCTGCAGATGCGCGAGCACGGCATCGAGAACACCGTGGTCGTCTTCGGCAGCGCGCGCTTTCGCAGCGAGGAAGAAACCCGCGCCCTGATCGCCCAGGCCGAGGCCGCCGGCGACACGGCCGCGACCGAGCGCTGGCGCAAGCTGGCGCGCAACTCGCACTACTACGAGCAGGCACGTGCTTTTGGCAAGATGGTCGCGCAGTACAGCAACGACAAGGAGCCGGAAGACAAGCTCTTCATCTGCACCGGCGGCGGCCCGGGCATCATGCAAGCGGCCAACCGCGGCTCCTACGAAGGCGGCGGCCTCAACATCGGCCTGGCCATCGCGCTACCGATGGAAGAAGAACCCAACCCCTACGTCACGCCGGCGCTGAGCTTCAAGTTCCACTACTTCGCCATCCGCAAGATGCATTTCATGATGCGGGCGAAGGCGCTGGTGGCCTTCCCCGGCGGTTTCGGCACGCTCGACGAGCTGTTCGAGGTGGTCACGCTGGTGCAGACGCGCAAAGCCAAGCAGGTGCCGATCGTGCTGTACGGCTCCGATTACTGGAAGCGGCTGATCGACTTCGCCTTCCTGGCGGACGAAGGCGTGATCTCGCCCGAGGACGTCAAGCTCTTCGAATACGTCGACACGCCCGGCGACGCCTGGGACGCGATCAAGCGCTTCTACGCGCTTTGA
- a CDS encoding 2-hydroxyacid dehydrogenase, with protein sequence MSKPHVLVTRAVFPETIEKLKQHFEVEANTDDADWSSEELIRRLQGKQGAFTTGSVKIDEAVLAACPDLKICANMAVGYNNFDVDAMVRHGVMATNAPDVLTETTADFGFALMMATARRITESEHFLRRGEWKKWRYDMFAGADVHGSTLGILGMGRIGQGIARRGALGFGMDVIYHNRSRLDASIESELKATYVSKEELLKRADHLVLVLPYSPAAHHAIGAAELAQMKPTATLVNLARGGIVDDAALAEALRNRTIAAAGLDVFEGEPSVHPALLTVPNVVLTPHIASATIPTRRAMADLAADNLISFLSGKGPLTPIVSPKK encoded by the coding sequence ATGTCCAAGCCCCACGTCCTCGTCACCCGCGCCGTCTTCCCCGAAACCATCGAGAAGCTCAAGCAGCATTTCGAGGTGGAGGCGAACACCGACGATGCGGACTGGTCGAGCGAGGAACTGATCCGCCGGCTGCAAGGCAAGCAGGGCGCCTTCACCACCGGCAGCGTCAAGATCGACGAGGCCGTGCTCGCCGCGTGCCCGGACCTGAAGATCTGCGCCAATATGGCCGTGGGCTACAACAACTTCGACGTCGATGCGATGGTGCGCCACGGTGTGATGGCGACCAACGCGCCCGACGTGCTGACCGAGACCACGGCCGATTTCGGCTTCGCGCTGATGATGGCGACCGCGCGCCGCATCACCGAGAGCGAGCATTTCCTGCGTCGCGGCGAATGGAAGAAGTGGCGCTACGACATGTTCGCCGGCGCCGACGTGCATGGCAGCACGCTGGGCATCCTGGGCATGGGCCGCATCGGGCAGGGCATCGCCCGCCGCGGTGCGCTGGGCTTCGGCATGGACGTGATCTATCACAACCGTTCGCGGCTCGACGCCTCGATCGAGTCCGAGCTGAAGGCCACCTACGTCAGCAAGGAAGAGCTGCTCAAGCGCGCCGACCACCTGGTGCTGGTGCTGCCGTACTCGCCCGCGGCGCACCACGCCATCGGCGCTGCCGAACTCGCGCAAATGAAGCCGACCGCCACGCTGGTGAACCTGGCGCGCGGCGGCATCGTTGACGACGCGGCCCTGGCCGAGGCGCTGCGCAACAGGACCATCGCGGCAGCTGGCCTCGACGTGTTCGAAGGCGAGCCCTCGGTGCACCCTGCGCTGCTCACTGTGCCGAACGTGGTGCTGACGCCGCACATCGCGAGCGCGACCATTCCCACCCGCCGCGCGATGGCGGACTTGGCCGCCGACAACCTCATCTCGTTCCTGAGCGGCAAGGGCCCGCTCACGCCCATCGTCTCCCCCAAGAAGTAA